A region from the Flavobacteriales bacterium genome encodes:
- a CDS encoding T9SS type A sorting domain-containing protein, protein MKNSLTFSALLLSGAILAQGDGIGPLHAQPEQARHQRVLRSGLNEWFIYQYLPQSLPIFDDFSTDRTRHLDAQGGDAGVTLIETVYHLEVSGVSAPDQAFMLDPTYTYTWEVLPDTTILDTIENASVSVVVTDITTYPGSSQTMTLWPPYTQFDTIGGSSTQIPLAPDFVQDSLLVYDVTANAELFDCAPGSAPLILWEEDDVYINGTYPVDPPTVGVASFEGLDRTGYPYDFDVPTSYGLCDQLTSVPISMAYPASDSIYLSFFYQAQGLSGDNIPQNEDSLRLEFYAANEDLWYLVWSTGYTAMQPFEQVMLKITDQRFLTNNFRMRFSNVGTRSGALDHWHLDYVRLGRQRAYDDTVLVDVTHVMPESTLLGAYTSMPYSHFAASPSAYMASSLTASQKNNRLDPAFVTYGYQVFDADGNLIHDYDQGTNTAAPPTSSFPVNYPVTNDGFTYPAPVTDTCAYFDVHFWTNATPDINRCNDTIRFKQEFTSYYAYDDGSAEAGYFVNTAGARIAHRFDMNGSDTLRAVRIYFDPIFEDPSNSSFLLTVWSSVSPETVLFQNVSFSNPEYVRWGPNKFVEYPLDQEVVVSGTFYVGFVQSAATKLNVGFDRNRDFGDKVYYKVSGAFQQTTQEGALMLRPVFKAKKDPFLGIEQPVASTTTVHVFPNPAQDVLNVTLTGVNSGVQLQVVDATGRVLITESGSRMASIATSTFASGLYVLRVRDLSGALLATERFMVQR, encoded by the coding sequence ATGAAGAATAGCTTGACCTTTTCCGCCCTTCTGTTGAGCGGTGCGATCCTTGCGCAAGGCGACGGCATCGGCCCGCTGCACGCGCAGCCCGAGCAAGCCCGGCACCAGCGCGTACTGCGCAGCGGCCTCAACGAGTGGTTCATCTACCAGTACCTGCCACAGTCGCTCCCCATCTTCGATGACTTCAGTACCGACCGCACCCGTCACCTCGACGCGCAAGGCGGAGATGCCGGGGTGACGCTGATCGAGACCGTGTACCATTTGGAGGTCAGTGGAGTGAGCGCGCCCGACCAAGCCTTCATGCTCGATCCTACGTACACTTACACATGGGAGGTATTGCCTGACACCACCATCCTGGACACCATTGAGAACGCCAGTGTGAGCGTGGTCGTCACCGACATCACCACCTACCCGGGCAGCAGCCAGACCATGACGCTGTGGCCGCCTTACACGCAATTCGACACCATCGGGGGCAGCAGCACCCAGATCCCCTTGGCACCTGACTTCGTCCAGGATTCACTGCTCGTGTACGATGTGACAGCGAATGCCGAGCTGTTCGATTGCGCTCCCGGAAGTGCACCCTTGATCCTGTGGGAAGAGGACGACGTGTACATCAACGGCACCTATCCGGTGGATCCCCCCACGGTCGGTGTGGCATCGTTCGAAGGGCTCGACCGGACCGGCTACCCATACGACTTCGATGTGCCTACATCGTACGGCTTGTGCGATCAGCTGACCAGCGTGCCCATCAGCATGGCCTACCCGGCAAGCGATAGCATCTACCTCAGTTTCTTCTACCAGGCACAAGGCCTCAGCGGCGACAATATCCCGCAGAACGAGGACAGCTTACGCCTGGAGTTCTACGCCGCCAATGAGGACCTCTGGTACTTGGTGTGGTCCACAGGTTACACGGCCATGCAGCCCTTCGAGCAGGTGATGTTGAAGATCACCGACCAACGCTTCCTCACCAACAACTTCCGTATGCGTTTCAGTAACGTGGGCACGCGCAGCGGGGCGTTGGACCATTGGCACCTGGACTATGTGCGCCTCGGCCGTCAGCGCGCATACGACGACACTGTCCTCGTGGACGTGACACATGTGATGCCGGAGAGCACGTTGCTCGGTGCGTATACCAGCATGCCTTACTCGCATTTCGCGGCGAGCCCCAGTGCCTACATGGCCAGTAGTCTTACCGCGAGCCAGAAGAACAACCGGTTGGATCCTGCTTTCGTCACCTACGGCTATCAGGTGTTCGATGCGGACGGAAACCTCATCCACGATTACGACCAGGGAACCAACACCGCAGCACCGCCGACTTCATCCTTTCCTGTGAATTACCCGGTGACGAACGACGGGTTCACTTACCCCGCACCGGTCACGGACACCTGTGCATACTTCGACGTGCACTTCTGGACGAACGCTACGCCCGACATCAACCGCTGCAACGACACCATCCGGTTCAAGCAGGAGTTCACCAGCTACTACGCGTATGATGATGGCAGCGCCGAGGCCGGCTACTTCGTGAATACGGCTGGAGCCAGGATCGCCCACCGGTTCGACATGAACGGCAGCGACACGTTGCGCGCCGTGCGCATCTACTTCGATCCCATCTTCGAGGATCCCAGCAACAGTTCGTTCCTGCTCACCGTGTGGAGCAGCGTGAGCCCCGAGACCGTTCTCTTCCAGAACGTGAGCTTCAGCAACCCGGAGTACGTGCGTTGGGGCCCGAACAAGTTCGTTGAGTACCCGTTGGACCAGGAGGTCGTGGTCAGCGGCACGTTCTATGTCGGCTTCGTGCAGTCGGCGGCCACCAAATTGAACGTGGGCTTCGACCGCAATCGCGACTTCGGAGACAAGGTGTACTACAAGGTGAGCGGTGCTTTCCAGCAGACCACTCAGGAAGGCGCGCTGATGCTCCGTCCGGTGTTCAAGGCGAAAAAGGACCCGTTCCTGGGCATCGAGCAACCGGTTGCTTCAACCACCACCGTGCATGTGTTCCCGAACCCTGCACAGGATGTGTTGAACGTGACCTTGACCGGCGTCAACAGCGGTGTACAGTTGCAGGTCGTGGACGCCACTGGTCGCGTTTTGATCACCGAAAGCGGCTCGCGCATGGCATCCATTGCCACCAGCACCTTCGCTTCAGGCCTGTATGTGCTGCGCGTGCGCGACTTGTCCGGTGCATTGCTGGCGACGGAGCGGTTCATGGTGCAGCGTTAG
- a CDS encoding o-succinylbenzoate synthase produces MIRAAWKEITLTPRFELGTSKGAINARTVWYLIAWHADRPEVRGIGEAALFPGHSKEFPAEVKTKLLELCLDTSNWRERLNGDLVEVPSVRFAVEQCLKDLDASGSKMLYPSAFTLGQHGILINGLVWMGDKSTMQQRIREQIDKGFTTVKMKIGAIGIEDELALLKAVRSEFSTKDITLRVDANGAFDARSAPDVLKRLADLDVESIEQPVPPGLYEVMEELCASAPLPIALDEDLIGLNTRDAKSDLLDQVKPQRIVIKPSLVGGWAAAEEWIALANERKIGWWITSALESSIGLNAIAQWTATLATHGAQGLGTGNVYANNIPCPLVAARGELRYRPELEWDLSRIIS; encoded by the coding sequence ATGATCCGCGCCGCCTGGAAGGAGATCACCCTCACCCCGCGTTTTGAGCTCGGCACCTCGAAAGGCGCCATCAACGCGCGCACGGTGTGGTACCTCATCGCCTGGCACGCCGACCGGCCCGAGGTGCGCGGTATCGGCGAGGCGGCGCTCTTCCCCGGCCACAGCAAGGAGTTCCCGGCGGAGGTGAAGACCAAGTTGCTGGAGCTGTGCCTGGACACCAGCAACTGGCGCGAACGGTTGAACGGCGATCTGGTGGAAGTCCCCAGCGTGCGCTTCGCCGTGGAGCAGTGCCTGAAGGACCTCGATGCCAGCGGTAGCAAGATGCTCTACCCTTCGGCCTTCACGCTCGGCCAGCATGGCATACTGATCAACGGTTTGGTATGGATGGGCGACAAGTCCACCATGCAGCAGCGCATACGGGAGCAGATCGACAAGGGCTTCACCACCGTGAAGATGAAGATCGGGGCCATCGGCATCGAGGACGAACTGGCGCTCTTGAAAGCCGTGCGTTCGGAGTTCAGCACGAAGGACATCACCCTGCGCGTGGATGCGAACGGCGCATTCGATGCGCGCAGTGCGCCCGACGTTCTGAAGAGGCTGGCTGACCTGGACGTGGAGAGCATCGAACAACCCGTACCGCCTGGGCTCTATGAAGTGATGGAGGAATTGTGCGCGTCCGCTCCGCTTCCCATCGCCTTGGATGAAGACTTGATCGGCCTCAACACCCGCGACGCAAAGTCCGACCTTCTGGACCAAGTCAAGCCGCAACGCATCGTCATTAAACCGAGCCTCGTTGGTGGATGGGCAGCGGCCGAGGAATGGATCGCGCTGGCCAACGAACGGAAGATCGGTTGGTGGATCACCAGCGCGCTGGAGAGCAGCATCGGGCTCAACGCCATTGCGCAATGGACCGCCACGCTCGCTACCCACGGTGCACAAGGATTGGGCACCGGCAACGTTTATGCGAACAACATCCCTTGCCCGCTGGTGGCAGCGCGCGGCGAGCTGCGATACCGGCCCGAGCTCGAGTGGGACCTGTCGCGCATCATCTCCTGA
- a CDS encoding RluA family pseudouridine synthase, with protein sequence MTTDANEATIGESPDEQELFEHHRIVCDPGQSLMRLDKFLGERLANTSRTRVQAAAKSGNVLVNDKPEKPSYKVKPGDVISVVLPYPVREVEILPEDIPLEVLYEDDDLLIINKQPGLVVHPGHGNWTGTLVNALMFHFGKLPSAKNQPTPRPGLVHRLDKDTSGVMVIGKTEEALTHLARQFYDRTNDRRYYALVWGDFAEDEGTIEGNLGRSLRDRTVMQVFPEGDQGKTAITHWKVVERFTYVTLVECKLETGRTHQIRAHMRWIGHPLFGDADYGGDQVLKGTVFTKYKQFVMNCFKALPRQALHARMLELDHPTTGKRIVFESPLPADMQSVLEKWRTYANARPMVEEEEGEEE encoded by the coding sequence ATGACCACTGACGCCAACGAGGCCACCATCGGCGAGAGCCCGGACGAACAAGAGCTCTTCGAGCATCATCGCATCGTATGCGATCCCGGGCAGTCGCTCATGCGGTTGGACAAGTTCCTGGGCGAACGCTTGGCCAACACATCGCGCACCCGCGTGCAGGCTGCTGCCAAGAGCGGCAACGTGCTGGTGAACGACAAGCCCGAAAAGCCGAGCTACAAGGTGAAGCCCGGCGATGTGATCAGTGTGGTGCTGCCGTATCCGGTGCGGGAAGTGGAGATCCTTCCGGAGGACATCCCGCTGGAAGTGCTGTACGAGGACGATGACCTGCTCATCATCAACAAGCAACCCGGATTGGTGGTGCACCCCGGTCACGGCAACTGGACCGGCACATTGGTGAACGCGCTGATGTTCCACTTCGGGAAACTGCCCAGTGCGAAGAACCAGCCCACGCCACGGCCCGGTCTTGTGCACCGTTTGGACAAGGACACCAGCGGTGTGATGGTGATCGGGAAGACCGAGGAAGCCCTGACGCACCTTGCGCGCCAGTTCTATGACCGCACGAACGACCGCCGCTACTACGCATTGGTATGGGGCGACTTCGCCGAGGACGAAGGCACCATTGAAGGGAACCTCGGCCGCTCCTTGAGGGATCGTACCGTGATGCAGGTGTTCCCGGAGGGCGACCAAGGCAAGACGGCCATCACGCACTGGAAAGTCGTTGAGCGCTTCACGTACGTGACCTTGGTGGAGTGCAAGCTGGAGACCGGCCGCACCCACCAGATCCGAGCGCACATGCGGTGGATCGGCCATCCGCTCTTCGGTGATGCCGACTACGGGGGTGATCAGGTGTTGAAGGGCACCGTGTTCACCAAGTACAAGCAGTTCGTCATGAACTGCTTCAAGGCCCTGCCCCGGCAAGCCCTGCATGCTCGCATGCTGGAACTGGACCATCCCACTACCGGCAAACGCATCGTGTTCGAGAGCCCTCTGCCCGCCGATATGCAAAGCGTGCTGGAGAAGTGGCGCACTTATGCGAATGCGCGGCCGATGGTGGAGGAGGAGGAAGGGGAGGAGGAATAG
- a CDS encoding PASTA domain-containing protein produces the protein MPVLLAVVILMVGYWWMNIYTRHNEKVAIPDLKGMTIEEASAALAKRGLTAEVIDSVYNDDAPKGTVVDQEPDAEWEVKPDRRVYLTMNASQPKMLNMPALINLSKRQAISVLDILGIKVKELQYKPDACVDCVLDQLYKGKRIKPEERIRRGESITLVLGSGEGGERVPVPDVRGFTLGELASVLNHASLNLGVVVECEGCNTAADSALARVQRQQPGAGMNNRIALGGAIDVWLTVDTAGLDPDRSLLDTLRADTLKTVLDEE, from the coding sequence ATGCCGGTGTTGTTGGCCGTGGTCATCCTCATGGTGGGCTACTGGTGGATGAACATCTACACCCGCCACAACGAAAAGGTGGCCATCCCCGACCTGAAGGGCATGACGATCGAAGAGGCCAGCGCAGCATTGGCCAAGCGGGGACTTACTGCAGAGGTCATCGACAGCGTGTACAACGATGATGCCCCCAAAGGCACCGTTGTGGACCAGGAGCCGGATGCTGAATGGGAGGTGAAGCCCGACCGCCGTGTGTACCTAACCATGAACGCCAGCCAGCCCAAGATGCTGAACATGCCGGCGCTCATCAATCTGAGCAAGCGCCAGGCGATCAGCGTGCTCGACATCCTTGGTATCAAGGTGAAGGAGCTGCAGTACAAGCCCGATGCCTGCGTGGACTGTGTGCTGGACCAATTGTACAAGGGCAAACGCATCAAGCCCGAAGAGCGGATCCGACGCGGAGAGAGCATTACGCTGGTGCTGGGCAGCGGCGAGGGCGGCGAGCGCGTCCCAGTACCGGATGTGCGCGGGTTCACGCTGGGCGAGCTGGCCTCGGTGCTCAACCATGCATCGCTCAACCTTGGCGTGGTGGTGGAGTGCGAAGGATGCAATACGGCTGCCGACAGTGCGTTAGCCCGCGTGCAACGACAGCAACCCGGCGCAGGCATGAACAATCGCATCGCTCTCGGAGGCGCCATCGATGTATGGCTCACCGTCGATACGGCGGGCCTCGACCCGGATCGGTCGCTGCTCGACACCCTGCGGGCAGACACCCTGAAGACAGTCCTTGATGAAGAATAG
- a CDS encoding T9SS type A sorting domain-containing protein encodes MKKWIPVVAACIVFTCTKTNAQQVTVDVLEPAAIAGSYAHTWAEPAAGSWATPDMTDAANAVVDTVALALDGSAADSLCCNAIANPAAINGKIALLYRGSCDYSEKALFCQNAGAVAVVIINNIPGAPVGMGAGAVGTQVNIPVFQIGQAEGADWRAQLDAGATVVAFLGNKTGFFADDIGFKKQGMLMPKGLNYPALLAGNSSEYSVQLGAWVHNFGQQPRTGVTLTATVDQGGPLLYNETSAAVDIASGDSSFIVLPDFSQNSYGGDYQFTYTTAFGGTDQSTGDNTFGVELRMGEEFGYAPWDDANDRPVVTIGTQPAAPAGAYTSCAHFLDGNASRIGVAGMHIYAAKNAPGNMLGELLTLTVFEWQDQFTGLSDGAFAFDNIMPVSETEYNVTVDSNLFIGYVPLEDPIVLQDDMRYLFCVTAFNNDIFLGYNEDVNYDQNELTNDQPTTPNQNGTSWFVGFVGGPVATVSVRTVPAASIGILEADGPEGIGAYPNPSSGLFAMDLSDQGPVDITVFDATGRVVRTEHVTARLHVLDLRHEAQGIYAVELRSAKGRSAGRVVVER; translated from the coding sequence ATGAAGAAGTGGATACCCGTGGTGGCGGCATGCATCGTGTTCACGTGCACGAAGACCAACGCGCAACAAGTGACAGTGGATGTGCTGGAGCCCGCCGCCATAGCAGGCAGCTATGCGCACACTTGGGCGGAGCCCGCAGCGGGCAGTTGGGCCACCCCGGACATGACCGATGCGGCCAACGCGGTAGTGGATACGGTGGCGTTGGCATTGGACGGTTCCGCGGCCGACAGCCTGTGCTGCAACGCCATTGCCAATCCTGCGGCCATCAACGGCAAGATCGCGTTGCTCTACCGGGGCAGCTGCGATTACAGCGAGAAGGCGCTCTTCTGCCAGAACGCTGGTGCCGTTGCAGTGGTCATCATCAACAACATTCCCGGTGCACCGGTTGGCATGGGCGCAGGTGCCGTGGGCACGCAGGTCAATATTCCCGTGTTCCAGATCGGCCAGGCTGAAGGGGCGGATTGGCGGGCACAATTGGATGCCGGTGCAACCGTGGTGGCTTTCCTGGGCAACAAGACGGGCTTCTTCGCGGACGACATCGGTTTCAAGAAGCAAGGCATGCTGATGCCCAAAGGCCTCAACTATCCCGCGCTGTTGGCGGGCAACAGCAGCGAGTACAGTGTGCAGCTGGGCGCTTGGGTCCACAACTTCGGGCAGCAGCCGCGCACTGGCGTTACGCTCACTGCCACGGTGGACCAAGGTGGTCCGCTGCTCTACAACGAGACGAGCGCTGCCGTAGACATCGCTTCTGGCGACAGCTCCTTCATCGTGCTGCCCGACTTCAGCCAGAACAGTTACGGTGGCGATTACCAGTTCACCTACACCACGGCCTTCGGTGGCACCGACCAGAGCACCGGCGACAACACCTTCGGGGTGGAACTGCGCATGGGCGAGGAGTTCGGCTATGCCCCTTGGGACGATGCCAACGACCGGCCCGTGGTGACCATCGGCACCCAACCCGCAGCACCCGCCGGTGCTTACACCAGTTGCGCGCACTTCCTGGATGGCAACGCCAGCCGCATCGGGGTGGCGGGCATGCACATCTACGCCGCCAAGAACGCACCGGGCAACATGCTCGGCGAACTGCTCACCCTCACCGTCTTCGAATGGCAGGATCAGTTCACCGGCTTGAGCGATGGCGCCTTTGCCTTCGATAACATCATGCCCGTGAGCGAAACGGAATACAATGTGACGGTGGACAGCAACCTCTTCATCGGGTATGTGCCGCTGGAAGATCCCATCGTGCTGCAGGACGACATGCGCTACCTCTTCTGTGTCACTGCGTTCAACAACGACATCTTCCTGGGCTACAACGAGGACGTGAACTACGACCAGAACGAACTGACCAACGATCAGCCGACCACCCCGAACCAGAACGGCACCAGTTGGTTCGTGGGCTTCGTGGGCGGTCCAGTGGCCACCGTTTCAGTGCGCACGGTGCCAGCGGCGAGCATTGGTATCCTTGAAGCGGACGGTCCTGAGGGCATCGGAGCGTATCCCAATCCCAGCAGCGGCCTATTTGCCATGGACCTTAGCGACCAAGGGCCGGTGGACATCACGGTGTTCGACGCGACCGGTCGGGTGGTGCGCACCGAGCACGTGACCGCCCGACTGCACGTCCTGGACCTGCGCCACGAAGCCCAAGGCATCTATGCGGTGGAGCTGCGCAGCGCAAAGGGCCGGAGCGCGGGCAGGGTAGTGGTGGAGCGCTAG
- a CDS encoding AMP-binding protein translates to MDRFHRIIIDGTAYEGAAVRRKATELHAASGGASWSVILETLLTDLSLHKGPLAVRTSGTTSPPKALSIPRRDLIASARLTAEAFKLHEGDRSLLCLPCEYIAGKMMVVRAFVIGLDLHIVDPRGAVLENLRTEDRFRFTAMVPLQLYRAIQEDKARVERQFDTVLLGGGPVSDALIEDLQGLRTRVYLGYGSTETITHVALRQLNGPERSTMFTALGDITFARDERGCLIVHTPHLTVKEHVTNDMVDLLDNRHFRWLGRHDNVILSGGKKIYPEQLEAKTSGLVPYPHFFAAFPDDKLGEGVMLVLEMSDPDEKVVQEVLDILKDVLDEHELPRRVMARRLFERTPNGKVIRAV, encoded by the coding sequence ATGGACCGCTTCCACCGCATCATCATCGACGGTACGGCCTATGAAGGGGCAGCGGTCCGGCGCAAGGCCACGGAACTGCATGCCGCTTCGGGCGGCGCGAGCTGGAGCGTGATCCTCGAAACACTGCTCACCGACCTGAGCCTGCACAAGGGGCCGCTCGCCGTGCGCACCAGTGGCACCACAAGCCCGCCCAAAGCCCTCTCCATTCCGCGCCGCGACCTCATCGCCAGCGCGCGCCTCACGGCCGAAGCCTTCAAGCTGCACGAGGGTGACCGGTCGTTGCTCTGCCTGCCGTGCGAATACATCGCGGGAAAGATGATGGTGGTGCGCGCGTTCGTCATCGGCCTCGACCTGCATATCGTGGATCCGCGCGGGGCAGTATTGGAGAACCTGCGCACCGAGGACCGCTTCCGTTTCACGGCCATGGTGCCTCTACAACTCTACCGTGCTATCCAAGAAGACAAAGCCCGCGTGGAGCGCCAGTTCGATACCGTACTGCTCGGCGGTGGTCCCGTAAGCGATGCGCTCATCGAGGATCTACAAGGACTGCGCACACGTGTGTATCTGGGCTACGGCAGTACGGAGACTATCACACACGTGGCCCTGCGGCAGTTGAACGGCCCGGAGCGCAGCACCATGTTCACTGCATTGGGCGACATCACCTTCGCTCGTGACGAACGCGGATGCCTCATCGTGCATACGCCGCACCTTACCGTAAAGGAGCACGTGACGAACGACATGGTGGACCTGCTGGACAACCGCCACTTCCGCTGGCTCGGGCGCCACGACAACGTGATCCTCAGTGGGGGCAAGAAGATCTACCCGGAGCAACTGGAGGCGAAGACCTCGGGGCTCGTGCCCTACCCGCACTTCTTCGCTGCCTTCCCCGATGACAAGCTGGGCGAGGGCGTGATGCTCGTGCTGGAAATGAGCGATCCCGATGAGAAGGTGGTGCAGGAGGTGCTCGATATCCTGAAGGATGTCCTCGATGAGCACGAGCTACCACGACGGGTCATGGCGCGGCGCTTGTTCGAGCGCACGCCGAACGGCAAAGTGATCAGGGCGGTGTGA
- the menB gene encoding 1,4-dihydroxy-2-naphthoyl-CoA synthase has translation MSSRNWTTIKDYTDIKFEFFEGIAKIMINRPEVYNAFRPDTNKEMIDAMDIAREDPNIGVVVLTGAGDKAFCSGGDQNVKGRGGYIGTDGIPRLNVLDLHKRIRELPKPVVAMVNGYAIGGGHVLHVVCDLTIAADHARFGQTGPKVGSFDAGFGSNYLARHVGQKKAREIWFLCLQYSAQEALDMGMVNKVVPLAELEDTTVEWCRIMMQRSPLALRMIKRGLNAELDGQRGLMEFAGDATLMYYLMDEAQEGRNAFLEKRAPDFQKFPKFP, from the coding sequence ATGAGTTCCCGCAACTGGACCACCATCAAAGACTACACGGACATCAAGTTCGAGTTCTTCGAAGGCATCGCCAAGATCATGATCAACCGGCCCGAGGTGTACAACGCCTTCCGCCCGGACACCAACAAGGAGATGATCGATGCGATGGACATCGCGCGGGAAGACCCGAACATTGGTGTAGTGGTACTTACCGGCGCAGGCGATAAGGCCTTCTGCAGCGGCGGCGACCAGAACGTGAAGGGACGCGGCGGTTACATCGGCACGGATGGCATCCCGCGCCTCAACGTGCTCGATCTGCACAAGCGCATCCGCGAGCTGCCCAAACCCGTAGTGGCCATGGTGAACGGCTACGCCATTGGCGGCGGCCACGTGCTGCACGTGGTGTGCGACCTCACCATCGCCGCGGACCACGCGCGTTTCGGGCAGACCGGTCCCAAGGTGGGCAGCTTCGACGCTGGTTTCGGCAGCAACTACTTGGCGCGACATGTCGGGCAGAAGAAAGCCCGGGAGATCTGGTTCCTGTGCTTGCAGTACAGTGCGCAAGAAGCGCTCGACATGGGCATGGTGAACAAGGTGGTGCCACTGGCCGAGCTGGAGGATACCACCGTGGAGTGGTGTCGCATCATGATGCAGCGCAGCCCGCTCGCCTTGCGCATGATCAAGCGTGGCTTGAATGCCGAACTCGATGGTCAACGCGGTCTGATGGAGTTCGCTGGCGACGCCACGTTGATGTACTACCTGATGGACGAAGCACAGGAAGGGCGCAACGCGTTCCTGGAGAAGCGGGCACCGGACTTCCAGAAGTTCCCGAAGTTCCCGTGA
- a CDS encoding 1,4-dihydroxy-2-naphthoate polyprenyltransferase yields MGLHSGILDRKLEGVPRVQPMKHWLHAFRLRTLPLAVSSILVGSALAYVADQFRYSGPDQFHPPVLVLALLTAILLQVLSNLANDLGDHQHGTDNADRVGPQRAVQSGAITPARMKGAMLICGVLAFIGGCALITVALGFTLKTLLFLLLGILAIGAAVKYTFGSNPYGYAGLGDISVFIFFGIVGVCGTFYLHSGAFHPVLMLPAIAFGLLSTGVLNVNNMRDIHNDAASGKRTLVVRMGAHYAKVYHTILVLGGVVALSVFAWMVHQWQAWLFMLVLPGFIIHLRRVWTVPEPRALDPQLKVLAMGTFLTALLFSLGLILAV; encoded by the coding sequence ATGGGACTTCATTCGGGAATACTGGACCGCAAACTGGAAGGAGTTCCTCGAGTCCAACCGATGAAACACTGGCTCCACGCCTTCCGCCTGCGCACCCTGCCTTTGGCGGTGAGCAGCATACTTGTGGGGAGCGCGTTGGCGTACGTGGCCGATCAATTCAGGTACAGCGGGCCGGACCAGTTCCATCCACCAGTGCTAGTGCTCGCCCTTCTCACCGCCATCCTCCTCCAGGTCCTCAGCAACCTCGCCAACGATCTGGGCGATCACCAGCACGGCACGGACAACGCCGATCGGGTGGGCCCGCAACGAGCGGTGCAGAGCGGTGCCATCACACCGGCGCGCATGAAGGGCGCGATGCTCATCTGCGGCGTGCTGGCCTTCATCGGTGGGTGTGCGCTCATCACGGTAGCGCTCGGCTTCACGCTGAAGACATTGCTCTTCTTGTTGCTTGGCATCCTCGCGATCGGCGCTGCAGTGAAGTACACCTTCGGCAGCAACCCATACGGCTACGCCGGGCTGGGCGACATCAGCGTGTTCATCTTCTTCGGGATCGTGGGGGTCTGTGGCACCTTCTACTTGCACTCAGGCGCCTTTCATCCGGTGCTGATGCTTCCCGCCATCGCCTTCGGCTTGCTCAGCACCGGTGTCCTCAACGTGAACAACATGCGCGACATCCACAACGATGCGGCCAGCGGAAAACGGACACTGGTGGTGCGCATGGGTGCCCACTACGCCAAGGTGTACCACACCATTCTTGTACTTGGCGGGGTTGTCGCACTGAGCGTTTTCGCTTGGATGGTCCACCAATGGCAGGCATGGCTCTTCATGCTGGTGCTGCCGGGCTTCATCATACACCTGCGCCGCGTTTGGACCGTCCCGGAGCCACGCGCGCTCGATCCCCAACTCAAGGTGTTGGCAATGGGCACCTTCCTCACGGCGTTGCTGTTCTCACTAGGCCTGATCTTAGCGGTATGA